The Marasmius oreades isolate 03SP1 chromosome 2, whole genome shotgun sequence genomic sequence TCGAATGGCGCGCCACAAAGTGGTGACGCTCGTGCCGTTCGCATTGACGACAGTCTGAAGGAATCAAATATAAAGACACGAAGGGACGACGGAGGGGAATGATGGGTAACCTGAAAACGGTAAAGAACACCCCAAGAATTAAAGAGTTGGCTTTCGCGAGGGTCCTGGTTGGTCCAAGACAAGATGTCATCGGGAGCAGCAGCAGCCATGTTTGGgcgaagaagagaagagtTCGAGGGATGATACAGGACCCGACATCCAGTGGGGTTTTATATGCGGAACCCTAGTGGAATTGGAAGAATCTTTCTGTGATCGAAACGTGGCCAACAGAGCGACGTGATAACGCTGAACGCGACTGTCTTCAACGTGTTTTCCGAAGGACTGAAAACGCGGTCTTTGGAGCACTAGTTTCCGGGTGCTCAGATATCTCGATCGACACGAGTTGGTGTAACGGCCATATTCGATTGAAAACATTCGGAGTCGGAAAGTACCGGCGGACGAACATTACTTGGGCCATGACATTGCGTACGTCTTTAGCCCATGAGAAGTTACGCTGCCTAGACTTGCATTTTGCCACAATGACTTCTTCAAAATAAAAATACCTTTGATTGTCAGCACGGGGTGTCCTGCATTAGGCAACTCTGGCTGTGAACACTGGCTCGTCTTCCGAGAACTTTTTATTCGATAAATGCTTTCCCGTAACTGAGTCTAGGACACGATCTCccatacaatgctaaattcGGTTGTAAGGTTAAGAAAACAAGGTAGACTTACCATGGATCAACAATCACCTCCACGTCCACCATGAGTGAATACAGATCTGCACAAAAAGGCTTAGCCGCAAAGGAAAAAAAGAGTGGAGGGGTAGTCGGAAGTAGCATTGGAGCAAGTGGCGACCAGTCTTGTTTGATAGCCAACAAAGTCTAATCACTATCTAAAACCCTACGGAACAGCGTCGCCGAAAACGAACCTTCACAGTCATCGCAGGTGCATGTCAATAGCCCGTATGCTTTCAGAGTTCAAGGCGGTTACAGCCTTTTCTTTCAGCTCCTGACGTATAAATCAGGGCCGCAGGGCGTAAAGTCAGAATATAGAGTATTGCGAGGGAAAAGAAGCATACCGCAAACACCCCCTCAAGCCAACACGAATTCACGGAACGACCTGCAGCCCAAGTGACCTAGCACTTCCAACAACCATCCTTGCAATATTCTCGAGCGAGAGATGACTCATGTGGTCATCCTTGGCCTTAATTGTTGCGATCTCATAAACGTGTTTGAGACTGACGGTCCCAAGAATCTCGTGTCCTGGTTTGCCCGCTCCTTTCTCGATGCCGGCGGTTTTTTTGAGGAAGTAACTTGTTGGAGGCGATTTCGTGATGAAAGTGAATGAACGATCCGGGCGGACTGTAATTAAGGTGGGAGTTGGTACTCCTGGTTCGATCTGTGCTGTCCTAGCGTTGAACTCCTTGCAGAAATCCATGGATTTGACTCCTCGGGCACCAAGGGCTGGTCCAACAGGTGGTGTGGGTGCTGCCTTTCCTGCAGCTATGAGCAGCCTCTGCTGAGCCTTTGAGCTAAAAAAAAATAACCATTGGAGAATTAATACGTACCACAACCTGATTCCTTGCAGCCTGTTTCGACATTCTGCAGAATTACGGGCGCTAGCGAACGATGCAGAAAGAGGTAAATGAACACGTGGCTGTGATACTCGCTACTACGCGTGCAAGTTGCGATTTGAGGGGTCTCTCGTCTCTTCCTCGAACTATCACCATGAAATTCCTCATTCTGCTGCCTTTCCTTGGAATCACTCAAGCTTCACCGTTTGGCTACCAGCAAACACAAGTTCCACTTGGATCCAAGGATGGTTTCTCCTTGGATTTAGAAGCACAGCGTCTTATCCAGCTGGGCGACTCCCATTCTCCAGTCTGGGTGTCAGAGCGGGAGAAGGTGTGATCTGACTATGGGAAATGGCCCCTGAACACGCTCATATGCCTCTATAGATTGACCTGAAAGCTAACGGCGTCAAATTCTTCGACATGTGAGCTACTCTTTACACCATACAGACTAATTATCTAAATCGTTGGTTTCTTATCAGAACAGATGCGGTGGAGCTGGGATCAAGTGCTTATGCCCGACTTATCGGTGAAACGAAGGGTGTGTTTCCTCAGCTACCCTAACACGAGTCATGTATCAACATGTGTACTTTCAAAGCATCGTTTCCCTCGCCAAATGCTACAGACAAGGTCAAACCGGTCTTGAAGACTTTGTCCACCAAAGGCCCCAAGAAGAACTTGAAAGAATTCACCAGTTTCACGACAAGATGTAAGCACTTCATCCTTTCCTTAGCGAAAAGCTCCTTGAACCCGTACTCTTGTCATCAGATTACCGCAGCAAGGTACAGCGTCCAGTCCGTATTGACGATGTTGTCGCATTCAATATTTATTCAGACAGGTCAGAAAAGCCAGCAATGGCTTCTGTCTCAAATCAGAGAGGTGAGACCCCAGACTTTTGCTGTATTTTCAATCTTGCAATGTTTTGTTATAGGTTACGGAGTCTTCTGCTTCAAGATCCCTGCAGCCGCATATCAATGTTAACGAATTTAAACACTCTTGGGGCCAGAACACTATAGTAGGCTATGTTTACTCCCCCCTCTCCAAACCGACTGAAGGTGGTTTAGATTGCGAGGATTGAGGGATGCGTTGATCCCGACGATATCGTTATAATATCTGCTCACCAGGACAGGTCCGTAGCTCGCATGTTGAACGCTTTATTACATTTATCAATTTTCTATAGCACGAATATGTGGCCGTTCTTGCCCGCACCTGGTACGCAGTCCTTTGAAACCTTTGCTCCAGTGCTGAAAACGATCGATTAACAGGAGCTGACGGTTTGTGCACTCAGGTTACCAATGATAGATATTATTAATCAATCGTACTTCAGATGATGGATCGGGGACGGTAACGATCTTGGAAGCATATCGTGCCTTGTTGGAAGCCAACTTCCGTCCTAAAAACTCTGTCGAATTCCATTGGTATTCTGCAGAGGTAAACTGTTGATTACCACTGTCATAGTCCTTATTAATCCTTTATGAGCAGGAAGGCGGACTTCTTGGTTCCCAAGCCGTTGCTTCGGAGTATGAAAAACAGCACAAGAAGGTTATCGCCATGAGCCAAGTTGGTGTTTTTCCCGCCATTGAAGAAGACAACTAACTTGCCCCATATGAAGTTCGACATGACTGCGTGGGTCAAAGTAAGCGAGAGCTTGTTGGCTTATTACCTGTGGCTCATTTATCTACAGCGTGGCACAAGAGAAGAAGTCGGCATCATTACGGATTATACAGACGAGGGGTGAGGCTGACCGTTTGTAATGCCGCGAACGATATTAATATCTTCATCTCAGTTTGACCGAATTCAACAAGAAGTTGGTGGAGTTGTATCTCGATATTCCTTACGTGGAGGTTGGTAGATTTCGCCTCCAGGTTATCGATATGGACTGACATCTATGACGCTCAAAGACTAAATGCGGCTACGCCTGCAGTGATCAGTGAGCACAATATCTTCCCCTCACACTGACGAACACATGCCAATGGTCGGTCAAAATAGTGCCTCATGGAGGAAAGCTGGCTATCCTAGCGTTTTCACCATCGGTATGTTAGGATTCTACTTGACGATATCGTTTCTCTCTGATCATCTTGCTCCGACCGCCGCAGAGAGCTCGTTCGAGAACTCCAATCATTATATCCACTCCGCGAATGAGTATGCTCCATGACTTCTATCAGGCATGAACTAAACTGACGTTTCACTAGTCGGATTGATATTTCGGATGAATTTAACTTCGATCATATGCTTGAGTTCTCCAAACTCGCTGTCGCGTTCGCAATAGAGCTCGGCGACTGGTCAGAGAAGTGAATTATTCAGAATGTAACATCCGCACGGACTCTCGTGGTCGAAAGACTATGTCAACGCTTTTACGAACCATAGTCGAACTCTAGAAATATTACATGCTCTTAAGGCGGAATGATGTACTGAGCTGAACCGAGGTGTGGTCGGAGTACCCGTGTACACTACTAAGTACGCAATGCGGGACAGAACCTGATGATCAGGCTCGGCGAGGCATTTCAGCCAAATACATAGAACGCCCACCATACACGCGATAAATCACAATCACAATTGCGTGACCATCGGATGTAGGGCACGCACGTGGCTGCGCCGAGTCAGCCACCACCCAATGTCTACACGTTCACGTCGCGAAGAGGACGCGAATCAAGCATACGATATTCAAGTCAAGGCCGGAGTGCAAGTGCGAATTTCCTCAAGTGTTGCTAGTCCCAAACTGACCAACGTCATAAGGGAGCTGCGAGGGCATCTGCTGTCGGAATCGGCCTGACTATCATTCTCCATTACACTTGGCCAACATTCCGGTGACTGGGAATATACAGGATTAACAGGCTTCCCATTCTGACATGGTCACACAGGCGACTA encodes the following:
- a CDS encoding uncharacterized protein (BUSCO:EOG09265BG5); amino-acid sequence: MSKQAARNQVVRLLIAAGKAAPTPPVGPALGARGVKSMDFCKEFNARTAQIEPGVPTPTLITVRPDRSFTFITKSPPTSYFLKKTAGIEKGAGKPGHEILGTVSLKHVYEIATIKAKDDHMSHLSLENIARMVVGSARSLGLQVVP
- a CDS encoding uncharacterized protein (MEROPS:MER0032443) is translated as MKFLILLPFLGITQASPFGYQQTQVPLGSKDGFSLDLEAQRLIQLGDSHSPVWVSEREKIDLKANGVKFFDITDAVELGSSAYARLIGETKASFPSPNATDKVKPVLKTLSTKGPKKNLKEFTSFTTRYYRSKTGQKSQQWLLSQIREVTESSASRSLQPHINVNEFKHSWGQNTIIARIEGCVDPDDIVIISAHQDSTNMWPFLPAPGADDDGSGTVTILEAYRALLEANFRPKNSVEFHWYSAEEGGLLGSQAVASEYEKQHKKVIAMSQFDMTAWVKRGTREEVGIITDYTDEGLTEFNKKLVELYLDIPYVETKCGYACSDHASWRKAGYPSVFTIESSFENSNHYIHSANDRIDISDEFNFDHMLEFSKLAVAFAIELGDWSEK